The genomic interval TGGGCCGGAGGAATTTTCTTTTGCACAGGAAAAACCAGGTTGGATTAAGCGATTTATACAAAAGAGCATTTCAGATACTACTTCTAATGGAAAACCCAGTTTCAGGATTTATCCTACTTTGGCATATTCTCCTGAAACAAGTTTTGAGTTTGGATTTTCCTCCCTTTTACTTTTTCAGGCGAAAAATGATACACTGAACAGGCTAAGTGAAATTCAGGCATTTACATTCATTACACTGGAGGCACAGTATGGAATCTGGCTCGACAATGCTATTTATGGCAATAAGGACAAATGGTTTGTATTGGGACGTACACGTTTCCAGCGTTTCCCTTTGCTTTATTACGGGATTGGCCCTGAAACTACCGGTAACGAGCCGGCCTTAATTGATGCCAACTATATATTATTACGGCAGCGGATTTTGAGAAAAGTTGTTCCCAATTTGTTTATTGGCCCGGAAGTAGATTATCAGCAATTATATAACACAAAATTTAATCAGCCCGATGACCATGATGCGTACGAATTACCAATTGGGACTGGCGGAGGAAGGAATTTGGGATTAGGGGCAGCTTTGGTTTACGATAACCGGCACAATGTTCTGAATGTGAGAAAAGGGTTATTTGGGGAAATATCATTTCTGAATTACGCGAAATCTCTCGCAAGTGATCATAATTTTTATGGAGTCAATCTGGATATCCGATCATCTCATCCGACAAATGATCGTAAT from Dyadobacter sp. NIV53 carries:
- a CDS encoding BamA/TamA family outer membrane protein codes for the protein MFLLAFGPEEFSFAQEKPGWIKRFIQKSISDTTSNGKPSFRIYPTLAYSPETSFEFGFSSLLLFQAKNDTLNRLSEIQAFTFITLEAQYGIWLDNAIYGNKDKWFVLGRTRFQRFPLLYYGIGPETTGNEPALIDANYILLRQRILRKVVPNLFIGPEVDYQQLYNTKFNQPDDHDAYELPIGTGGGRNLGLGAALVYDNRHNVLNVRKGLFGEISFLNYAKSLASDHNFYGVNLDIRSSHPTNDRNVLAWQFLGNFFTGEVPFNQLALMGGEMIMRGYYSGRYRDKNMLATQVEHRWLPFKFSKRIGGTVFAAAAVVAPRVHEFSWKHIRPSGGVGLRYLLFPKKDIFLRLDVGFTKEGPGFYLFTGEAF